The following are encoded together in the Humulus lupulus chromosome 5, drHumLupu1.1, whole genome shotgun sequence genome:
- the LOC133779770 gene encoding uncharacterized protein LOC133779770, which translates to MFRRAKKLANMSLKEKDVKKLVTLDLLQMVSLVPCEQDLVVESTTGENDTPGQSNEGTEQMTDRHSPGPSPLSRRPGDLVIREPDPQRRSTIPAQPGKGKAIQVEGELSSSSDDEDEFLDQIFNADSDMFRDCVASKRKTGDGSGSMPPQKIQKVVPPSQGRQPGGPTTLPPLTPSSLPPSASLTPTHQGSSSELLRAVSDLGKGLLEDIGRDASTLQSLDSYPRLSVEVVLKRGLAQLMKSLVTIGHAQLRAVDYKELIKVQDDQLVEARSKLEQAERTIAERDESLKKQAQNNASLTTQLEKQSLDIKELVRDNERLISENEELKQEKELDLIRFEEASFDCFYKVWKLNKPLNLDCFPKEAQAEDLSRCEARAAEEAANPPALAPTCSAISFRARGAADAEEGVDQPSRGARL; encoded by the exons atgtttaggcgggccaagaaattggctaacatgagtcttaAAGAGAAGGATGTAAAAAAGTTGGTCACGCTGGACCTTCTTCAGATGGTGAGTCTGGTGCCATGTGAGCAGGATCTggtggtggaaagtaccaccggggagaacgacACGCCTGGTCAGTCTAACGAGGGCACAGAGCAAATGACTGATCGGCATTCTCCTGGGCCTTCTCCGCTTTCCCGTAGACCTGGCGACTTAGTCATTAGAGAGCCTGATCCTCAGCGTAGATCTACTATTCCCGCTCAAcctgggaaaggaaaagctatccaggttgaaggggaacttagctcatcctcggacgacgaggatgagttccttgatcagatcttcaacgcag attcagacatgttcagagattgcgttgcttcaaagaggaaaactggtgatggaagtggctctatgcctccacagaagattcagaaggtagtaccgccaagtcaagggaggcaacctgggggaccgactacacttccgccattgaccccctcttcccttcctccttctgcgagcctaactcctactcaccagggtagttCGAGTGAGCTTTTACGTGCTGTTAGCGACCTGGGCAAGGGGCTTCTTGAGGATATTGGCCGTGATGCATCGACGCTTCAAAGCCTAGACTCCTACCCTCGACTTAGTGTCGAAGTTGTCTTGAAGAGAGGACTCGCTCAATTGATGAAG tcacttgtcaccattggtcaTGCTCAGCTTCGAGCCGTAGATTACAAGGAGCTGATCAAGGTGCaggacgatcaactggtggaggccaggtccaagctggagcaagcagagagaactatagctgaacgggacgagtctctcaaaaagcaggctcaaaacaatgcttccttgacaactcaattggagaagcaatcccttgatattaaagagttagttcgagacaatgagaggttgattagcgagaacgaagagctgaagcaagaaaaagagcttgacttgattcgctttgaggaggccagttttgactgcttctataaggtctggaagctgaacaagcctcttaaTCTTGATTGTTTCCCCAAGGAGGCCCAAGCAGAGGATCTTTCCAGATGTGAAGCAAGAgccgctgaagaagctgccaacCCTCCTGCACTCGCCCCAACCTGCTCTGCTATATCATTTcgagcgagaggagcagctgATGCAGAGGAGGGAGTCGATCAACCCTCTAGAGGAGCTCGCCTGTGA